From a single Pirellulales bacterium genomic region:
- a CDS encoding PIN domain-containing protein: protein MKPIVLLDSGPLGLLCHTRRSSITVACEQGLAALLSAGRRILVPEIADYELRRELLRSGRQAAIARLDAMAQATEYLAITTPAMRRAAELWARARQQGQPTAADNTVDGDVILAAQALTLGTPDIVVATTNVGHLSRFVSAELWQAILP from the coding sequence GTGAAGCCGATCGTCTTGCTTGATTCGGGGCCGCTCGGCCTGTTGTGCCACACGCGGCGATCATCGATCACGGTGGCGTGCGAACAGGGGCTCGCGGCTCTTCTCTCGGCGGGGCGGCGGATTCTCGTACCGGAGATCGCCGACTATGAGCTGCGACGGGAGCTGTTGCGAAGCGGCAGGCAGGCTGCCATCGCGCGGCTTGACGCCATGGCGCAAGCCACGGAATATCTGGCGATCACAACGCCGGCCATGCGCCGGGCCGCCGAACTTTGGGCGCGGGCCCGTCAACAGGGTCAACCCACGGCCGCCGACAACACCGTCGACGGCGACGTCATCCTTGCCGCTCAAGCACTGACGCTGGGCACGCCCGATATCGTCGTCGCCACGACCAATGTTGGCCATTTGTCCCGCTTCGTTTCCGCCGAACTCTGGCAGGCGATCCTTCCCTAA
- a CDS encoding transcriptional regulator, which produces MTVDFNGLDTTVHGPVRLGVLTALQTDGPLDFTTLKKRLAVTDGALGLHLQKLDDAGYIGCEKAFVGQRPKSTYRITPLGRKALANYLNAMQSIIDSVKNTKKN; this is translated from the coding sequence ATGACCGTTGACTTTAATGGTCTGGACACGACCGTTCACGGCCCCGTACGGCTAGGCGTCCTTACCGCCTTGCAGACCGACGGCCCTTTGGACTTCACGACGTTGAAGAAGCGGCTCGCCGTGACTGACGGAGCACTCGGACTGCACCTGCAAAAGCTCGATGATGCGGGTTACATCGGCTGTGAGAAGGCATTTGTAGGCCAGCGACCGAAATCCACGTACCGCATCACGCCCCTTGGCCGCAAAGCGCTTGCCAACTACCTGAACGCGATGCAGTCAATCATTGATTCCGTCAAAAACACCAAGAAAAACTGA
- a CDS encoding TIM barrel protein — protein MHHDDHAFRPEISRRQLLTTAAAGTVALTTGVARAAEAPVAARGNIKQSLVQWCYKKYWNADEMCRVAKQLGCVSIELADRKDWPTIKKHGLTCAIATSHTFEKGMNNPEYHEMCIDKIRSSIDACAEYGFPNVITFTGFRENIPDDVGLANCVKGFKKIIGHAEKKKVNLCLEMLNSRVNEEMKGHPGYQGDHTDYCMEIIREVGSPRMKLLFDIYHVQIMDGDVIVRLKQYADYIAHIHTAGNPGRRELDDQQEINYPPIMRALLEVGYTGYVGQEFIPTRDPLDGLRQAVALCDV, from the coding sequence ATGCACCACGACGACCACGCGTTCCGTCCCGAGATTTCCCGCCGACAGCTTTTGACCACTGCCGCCGCCGGCACCGTGGCCTTGACGACCGGCGTGGCCCGCGCCGCGGAGGCGCCCGTGGCCGCCCGCGGCAACATCAAGCAGTCGCTCGTTCAATGGTGCTACAAGAAATACTGGAATGCCGACGAGATGTGCCGCGTGGCCAAACAGCTTGGCTGCGTCAGCATCGAGCTGGCCGATCGGAAGGACTGGCCGACCATCAAGAAGCACGGCCTGACCTGTGCCATCGCCACCAGCCACACGTTCGAGAAAGGGATGAACAACCCCGAATATCACGAGATGTGCATCGACAAGATTCGCTCGTCGATCGACGCCTGCGCGGAGTACGGCTTTCCGAACGTGATCACGTTCACGGGTTTTCGCGAGAACATTCCCGACGACGTGGGCCTGGCCAACTGCGTCAAGGGCTTTAAGAAGATCATCGGCCACGCGGAAAAGAAGAAGGTGAATCTCTGCCTGGAGATGCTCAACAGCCGCGTGAATGAGGAGATGAAGGGGCATCCCGGCTATCAGGGCGATCACACCGACTACTGCATGGAGATCATTCGCGAGGTCGGTTCTCCGCGGATGAAGCTGCTGTTCGACATTTACCACGTGCAGATCATGGACGGCGACGTGATCGTGCGGCTCAAGCAGTACGCCGACTACATCGCCCACATCCATACGGCCGGCAATCCCGGCCGCCGCGAGTTGGACGACCAGCAAGAAATCAACTATCCGCCGATCATGCGGGCACTGTTGGAAGTGGGCTACACGGGTTACGTCGGGCAGGAGTTCATTCCCACCCGCGACCCGCTCGACGGCCTGCGCCAGGCCGTGGCCTTGTGCGACGTGTGA
- a CDS encoding alpha/beta fold hydrolase: MIRLCHVLFSIVIFVFLFIIGGARIGDVGAGESAAKSIAGAWEGTLKVGDVKISLVINLTEAAAGGWSGTLDAPDSGRKGVPIDDITIKTDRINLTLKDVPASFEGDLNNEWSQMKGVWKQGGQRFNVTFQRIGNVSHVAHKRPQEPQKPYPYSKEEVAFENKTDGARLAATLTLPKGVGPFPAVMLITGSGPQDRDETLFGHRPFLVLADYLTRRGIAVLRADDRGIGRSTGDFTQSTPEDFARDTFAGLEYLKARQEIDRKRIGLIGHSDGGTVASLVASKSTDVAFVVMMAGPGLKGDELAYSQAALMLKVAGASRAQIDKSRELQTQLIAVIQRETDDITAEAELRRVLDAHFASLSAAERKAAGDLGALADAQVKNMLSPSFRFGVTYDPTPTLLKVRCPVLALNGEKDIVVASRENLMAIEAALMAGGNQQFTIRPLPKLNHFFQTCETGSFGECSSIEETLAPVVLEVIGDWIATQMK, encoded by the coding sequence ATGATCCGTCTCTGCCACGTTCTCTTTTCCATCGTGATTTTCGTGTTTTTGTTTATTATTGGCGGTGCGCGCATCGGGGACGTCGGCGCGGGCGAATCTGCTGCTAAGAGCATTGCCGGCGCCTGGGAAGGAACGCTGAAGGTCGGCGACGTGAAAATATCCCTGGTCATCAACTTGACGGAGGCGGCTGCCGGAGGGTGGAGCGGTACGCTCGACGCTCCCGATTCAGGGCGTAAGGGGGTCCCAATTGATGACATTACGATCAAGACTGACCGCATAAACCTAACATTGAAAGACGTCCCAGCGAGCTTCGAGGGCGACTTGAACAACGAATGGTCGCAAATGAAAGGCGTGTGGAAACAAGGAGGCCAACGATTTAACGTAACCTTTCAACGAATCGGGAACGTATCGCACGTCGCGCACAAGAGACCGCAGGAGCCGCAGAAGCCTTATCCTTATTCCAAAGAAGAGGTCGCCTTCGAGAACAAGACCGACGGAGCGCGCTTAGCCGCCACTCTCACACTGCCCAAAGGTGTCGGCCCTTTTCCTGCCGTCATGCTTATCACCGGATCTGGACCGCAGGATCGGGACGAGACGCTCTTCGGTCACAGGCCCTTCTTGGTCCTGGCAGACTACCTGACCCGCCGCGGCATCGCCGTCTTGCGAGCCGACGACCGTGGGATAGGTCGATCGACCGGTGACTTCACTCAATCGACGCCGGAAGACTTTGCAAGAGACACCTTTGCTGGCCTGGAATACCTGAAAGCACGCCAAGAGATCGACAGGAAGCGGATAGGGCTGATCGGACACAGTGACGGCGGCACAGTTGCATCCCTTGTGGCAAGCAAATCCACGGATGTGGCCTTCGTCGTCATGATGGCTGGGCCGGGCTTAAAGGGCGACGAGCTCGCCTATTCTCAGGCGGCGCTGATGCTCAAAGTGGCTGGCGCGAGCCGGGCACAGATCGACAAAAGCCGCGAGCTGCAAACGCAACTTATTGCGGTCATCCAACGCGAGACCGACGACATCACGGCTGAAGCCGAACTTAGACGGGTGCTGGACGCGCACTTCGCAAGCCTCAGTGCGGCGGAAAGGAAAGCGGCAGGAGACTTAGGAGCTTTGGCAGACGCTCAGGTGAAGAACATGCTGTCGCCTTCGTTCCGGTTCGGCGTCACCTACGATCCAACGCCGACTCTGCTGAAGGTCAGGTGCCCTGTGCTGGCTCTAAACGGCGAGAAAGATATCGTCGTGGCCAGTCGGGAGAACCTAATGGCGATTGAGGCTGCTCTGATGGCCGGCGGCAACCAGCAGTTCACCATCCGCCCGTTACCGAAGCTGAACCACTTTTTCCAGACCTGCGAAACCGGATCATTCGGCGAGTGTTCTTCAATCGAGGAAACGCTTGCTCCCGTCGTCCTGGAAGTAATCGGTGACTGGATCGCGACGCAAATGAAATGA
- a CDS encoding N,N-dimethylformamidase beta subunit family domain-containing protein: MSSLAVSLRADDNKPNPIVAENKQPGSSDWQLTRVRADAGGFRSTWIEGYCSKQSVGAGDTLDIMVSTDPAQKFEIELFRMGYYGGRGARLVKKLGPFKGEPQPTPKPGEKNLHECRWKPAVTLTVPDDWLSGVYLGRLTTLPDENKRPYWQSYIIFIVRDERAAEVLFQCSDNTWQAYNRWPNNFSLYTHPKGGQGPWADVSFDRPYGREAQFTGVVNDPLTFGSGEFLPLEFPLAYWLEQQGYDVSYCSNSDMLSPDRGLKCKAFVSVGHDEYWDIRQYRSVEAMRDAGVNLLFLSGNSVCWVTPFRAASDGRPDRIIFRGGPYGAKNDYALGRLKEHGPFPEHGPDEGLLMGARNIEPVNGGGDWTVVKPDHWIFQGTGMKAGDRIPGLIGWEYHGQPPDLPGLKVVASGTAWQGGENPQQWTATIYPGPKGNFVFNASTIFWAQGLSSPPGHTLPWSHWSRPHGPDERVRRITKNLLDRATGR, encoded by the coding sequence TTGTCCTCGCTCGCCGTCTCGCTCCGCGCCGACGACAACAAGCCCAATCCGATCGTCGCGGAGAACAAGCAGCCCGGCAGCAGCGATTGGCAGCTCACGCGCGTTCGGGCCGATGCGGGCGGCTTTCGCTCGACCTGGATCGAAGGGTATTGCTCGAAGCAGAGCGTCGGGGCGGGCGATACGCTCGACATCATGGTCTCGACCGATCCGGCCCAAAAGTTCGAGATCGAGTTGTTTCGCATGGGCTATTACGGCGGCCGCGGCGCACGGCTGGTCAAAAAACTGGGCCCTTTTAAGGGCGAACCACAGCCCACCCCGAAGCCGGGCGAAAAGAATTTGCACGAATGCCGTTGGAAGCCGGCGGTCACGCTGACGGTTCCCGACGATTGGCTCAGCGGCGTCTACCTGGGCCGGCTCACGACATTGCCGGACGAGAACAAGCGGCCTTATTGGCAGAGCTACATCATTTTCATCGTGCGCGACGAGCGGGCGGCGGAAGTCTTGTTTCAGTGCTCCGACAACACCTGGCAGGCCTACAACCGCTGGCCGAACAATTTCTCGCTCTATACACATCCCAAGGGAGGCCAAGGACCGTGGGCCGACGTCAGCTTCGACCGCCCCTACGGGCGCGAGGCCCAATTCACCGGCGTGGTCAACGACCCGCTCACCTTCGGCTCCGGCGAGTTCCTGCCGCTGGAGTTTCCGCTGGCCTATTGGCTGGAGCAACAAGGCTACGACGTGAGCTATTGCTCCAACAGCGACATGCTTTCTCCCGATCGGGGGCTGAAGTGCAAGGCGTTCGTCAGCGTCGGGCACGATGAATACTGGGACATCCGGCAATACCGCAGCGTCGAGGCGATGCGTGACGCGGGCGTCAACTTGCTCTTTCTGTCGGGCAACTCGGTCTGTTGGGTGACGCCGTTTCGCGCCGCAAGCGACGGCCGGCCGGACCGCATCATCTTTCGCGGCGGTCCCTACGGCGCAAAAAACGACTATGCTTTGGGGCGGCTCAAAGAGCACGGCCCGTTCCCAGAACACGGTCCCGACGAGGGCCTGTTGATGGGCGCCCGGAACATCGAACCGGTCAACGGCGGCGGCGACTGGACCGTCGTCAAGCCCGACCATTGGATTTTCCAAGGCACCGGCATGAAAGCGGGCGACCGCATTCCGGGCCTGATCGGTTGGGAGTATCACGGTCAGCCGCCCGACCTGCCCGGCCTGAAAGTCGTGGCGTCGGGCACGGCCTGGCAAGGCGGCGAGAATCCTCAGCAATGGACGGCCACCATCTATCCGGGGCCGAAGGGAAACTTCGTGTTCAACGCTTCCACCATTTTCTGGGCGCAGGGGCTTTCGTCGCCGCCCGGCCACACCTTGCCCTGGTCGCATTGGTCGCGGCCGCACGGTCCCGACGAGCGCGTGCGGCGAATTACCAAGAATCTGCTCGACCGGGCAACAGGAAGGTAG